In a single window of the Litorilituus sediminis genome:
- a CDS encoding efflux RND transporter periplasmic adaptor subunit, which yields MNNSTHDSQQDFAKQKLAKPSLIKRAFLPILALLVLLIMVAWLAGSFNNKVAPHRSAIEKVNLADYFEVKATKVESYEGVAASLVAKQDTIISARILARINKIHVRAGDSVSQGQALITLEQQELLAKVSEAKQQVNAIKAKYLEAQLNYQRASELFAKKIVSAYDLDKSKADFDSMAAQLTGAKENLTQSEAALSYATITSPIDGVVVDRFAQPGNTAQPGDKLLTLYNPLSLRVEGYVREALALNLSLGDSINVELDSLNKQVIGQVEEIVPAAHTGSRSFLIKVAITFQDNLLSGMYARMKIPAAVESKLYVPQNYISQLGQLSFVYRYHQQSIQRQYVRLGKTNQAGDVAIISGVNLGDKLVLPSQLAI from the coding sequence ATGAATAACAGCACGCATGATAGCCAACAAGATTTTGCTAAACAAAAGCTAGCTAAGCCTAGTTTAATAAAACGCGCTTTTTTACCCATACTAGCCTTATTGGTTCTACTTATTATGGTAGCCTGGCTTGCTGGTAGCTTTAATAACAAAGTAGCACCACACAGAAGTGCAATCGAAAAAGTAAATTTGGCAGACTACTTTGAAGTAAAGGCAACTAAAGTAGAAAGCTATGAAGGCGTTGCTGCGAGTTTAGTGGCAAAGCAAGACACGATTATTTCTGCCAGAATACTTGCCCGTATTAATAAAATTCACGTGCGTGCTGGTGACAGCGTCAGTCAAGGGCAAGCGTTAATTACTCTTGAGCAGCAAGAGTTACTGGCTAAAGTAAGTGAAGCAAAGCAGCAAGTAAATGCTATTAAGGCGAAATATTTAGAAGCACAGTTAAACTATCAGCGCGCCAGTGAATTATTTGCTAAAAAGATTGTTTCGGCCTATGACCTAGATAAAAGTAAAGCAGACTTTGATAGCATGGCTGCCCAGCTGACCGGGGCAAAAGAAAATTTAACACAAAGCGAAGCTGCACTAAGTTATGCCACAATAACCTCTCCTATCGATGGCGTGGTAGTTGATCGTTTCGCACAACCGGGGAATACCGCACAACCTGGCGATAAGCTGTTAACGCTCTACAATCCGTTATCATTACGGGTTGAAGGCTATGTCAGAGAAGCGCTGGCGCTAAATTTATCACTAGGTGATAGCATTAACGTTGAGCTAGATAGCTTAAATAAACAGGTTATTGGCCAAGTTGAAGAAATTGTCCCGGCAGCTCATACTGGCTCGCGCAGCTTTCTAATAAAAGTTGCCATTACCTTTCAAGACAACCTGTTATCTGGCATGTATGCCCGTATGAAAATTCCAGCGGCAGTAGAGAGCAAACTATATGTGCCACAAAACTACATAAGCCAGCTTGGTCAATTAAGCTTTGTGTATCGTTATCACCAGCAAAGTATTCAAAGGCAATACGTGCGCTTAGGTAAAACCAACCAAGCAGGCGATGTTGCCATTATCTCAGGGGTTAACCTTGGCGATAAACTTGTTTTGCCAAGTCAGCTAGCTATTTAA
- a CDS encoding efflux RND transporter permease subunit: MTKHSTLTGKFVSSVLNSKVPAFILVITIIAGLFSLYATPREEEPQIVVPMIDVKVQAPGINAKQIARQVTTPLEKLLAQVKGIEHVYSVSDNEQAIVTLRFHVGENRENALLNTYNKLHSNLDKVPDIVSHWQVEPVEVDDVAIVMLGLWSSNAKQVDDYQLRRLAEEISTHLQAIKDTSEVKVIGGRTREIQIQLLPEQMTARNVTMTDVVNAIQISNVRQSHGNIILQQQAIALESGDVYRDISELKQTPISVVNNSVVLLKDIAEVIDGPSEATDYAWLDFAKPANEQANNQPNKKARQSAQQLPLKRSDHPMVAISVAKQSGSNAVSVAKEVHQVMAHLQQTVFPQHAHIQVLRDYGATANEKVNNLTTSLAFAVFTVIIFIGVFLGWRSALVVGLAVPICYGITLTLDYAFGYTINRVTLFALILSLGLLVDDPITGVDNIERKLNSGARSLHDAIVNAISEIRIPLLMSTLTIVLAFLPLAFITGMMGPYMAPMAFNVPLSVISSTLVAFLVTPWLAKKFIRPAGNTYNANPPEQADAGFQGFYRKLLTPLLEDKSKAKKALFLVLLLFVGAAILPVLRLVPLKLLPFDNKNEVQIIIDMPESSSLEQTAAMAKQVSKLALTLAEVESVASFVGLASPIDFNGMVRQYYLRNNSFHADLRLLLNDKSQREHQSHAIVLRLRELLAPLSSINEQGKINIKVIEVPPGPPVLSTLVAELYGDEFTPYEQLQSAAKIVMMRFAQEPHVVEIDSSVADDKQQLRFITNKTKAALSGVDTQSINQSLHIANQGQVISYLHDENEAEPLAIKLLLAQAQREDLSDLKGIAVKGREGIIQQTTAQGIEMAPQPLVPLGELGNFASLKQEKAIFHKDLKPVVYVTADISGRTPAEVIADISSDLKNEAIAQENPKDYQARSFINSGGGLYWQLPNNIKLTFSGEGEWRITIRVFRDMGLAFAFALAAIYLVLRIQTQSAALSGIIMSAIPLTVIGIMPGFYLLNQFGEREIAGAPEPVLFTATAMIGMIALAGIVVRNSLILIEFISQAQQQGATVKESLIQAGAVRMRPVLLTAGTTLLGNLVITLDPVFSGLAIAIIFGIISSTIFTLLVVPIVYALVFDKTMPSTVNKSNTKV; this comes from the coding sequence ATGACAAAGCACAGCACACTTACCGGAAAATTTGTTAGTAGCGTACTCAACAGCAAAGTACCTGCCTTTATTTTAGTGATTACTATCATTGCCGGGCTATTTTCGTTATACGCCACTCCGAGGGAAGAAGAGCCACAAATTGTGGTTCCGATGATTGATGTCAAAGTGCAAGCACCTGGCATCAACGCTAAACAAATAGCTCGACAAGTCACCACGCCTTTAGAAAAGCTCTTAGCACAAGTCAAAGGTATTGAACATGTCTACTCTGTTAGCGATAACGAGCAAGCGATAGTTACCTTAAGGTTTCATGTTGGCGAAAACCGTGAAAATGCGCTGTTAAATACCTATAACAAACTACATTCCAATTTAGATAAAGTGCCTGATATTGTCAGCCACTGGCAAGTAGAGCCTGTTGAGGTTGATGATGTTGCCATAGTGATGCTAGGGCTTTGGAGTAGTAATGCTAAGCAAGTTGACGATTATCAACTACGCCGCCTCGCTGAAGAGATTTCAACTCACTTACAGGCAATTAAAGATACCAGTGAAGTTAAAGTTATCGGCGGCCGCACACGAGAAATACAAATTCAGTTATTGCCTGAGCAAATGACAGCGCGTAATGTCACCATGACTGATGTTGTTAACGCCATACAAATATCTAATGTTAGACAAAGCCATGGCAACATCATCTTACAGCAACAAGCCATTGCCTTAGAAAGTGGCGACGTATATCGCGATATTAGCGAGCTAAAACAAACGCCAATTAGCGTAGTCAACAACAGTGTGGTGTTATTAAAAGACATTGCTGAGGTGATTGATGGCCCAAGTGAAGCCACAGATTATGCTTGGCTAGACTTTGCTAAGCCAGCGAACGAGCAAGCTAACAACCAACCTAACAAGAAAGCAAGGCAATCAGCTCAACAGCTGCCACTAAAACGCTCTGATCACCCTATGGTTGCCATTAGCGTGGCAAAACAATCAGGCAGTAATGCTGTGTCGGTTGCCAAAGAAGTTCACCAAGTCATGGCTCACTTACAGCAAACGGTTTTTCCACAGCACGCACATATTCAAGTGCTTCGAGATTACGGGGCAACCGCTAACGAAAAAGTGAATAATTTAACCACTAGCTTAGCCTTCGCTGTTTTTACCGTAATTATCTTTATTGGCGTATTTTTAGGATGGCGCTCAGCCCTAGTCGTCGGCCTTGCAGTGCCTATTTGTTATGGCATCACCTTAACCCTTGATTATGCCTTTGGTTACACCATAAACCGTGTCACCTTATTCGCGTTAATATTATCGCTTGGTTTATTGGTTGATGATCCTATCACTGGCGTTGATAACATAGAGCGCAAATTAAATTCAGGTGCGCGCTCATTACATGATGCAATTGTTAATGCCATAAGCGAAATAAGAATACCGCTGTTAATGTCAACATTAACCATAGTGCTGGCTTTTTTACCCTTAGCCTTTATCACAGGGATGATGGGACCTTATATGGCACCTATGGCATTTAACGTACCTTTAAGTGTTATTAGCTCAACCTTAGTTGCTTTTCTGGTTACACCTTGGTTAGCCAAAAAGTTTATTCGCCCAGCAGGCAATACCTACAACGCAAATCCCCCTGAGCAAGCAGATGCTGGCTTTCAAGGGTTTTATCGCAAACTATTAACACCGCTACTTGAAGATAAAAGCAAAGCCAAAAAAGCCTTATTTTTAGTCTTATTATTATTTGTCGGTGCGGCAATTCTTCCTGTCCTTAGGTTAGTGCCGTTAAAGTTATTACCTTTTGATAATAAAAATGAAGTGCAAATCATTATCGACATGCCAGAGTCAAGCAGTCTTGAACAAACTGCCGCCATGGCAAAACAAGTTAGCAAGCTAGCGCTAACCTTAGCCGAAGTTGAAAGTGTCGCCAGTTTTGTTGGCTTAGCCTCACCAATAGACTTTAACGGCATGGTGCGTCAATACTATTTACGCAATAACAGCTTTCATGCTGATCTACGCTTATTACTCAATGATAAAAGCCAGCGCGAACATCAATCACATGCCATTGTATTAAGGTTAAGAGAGTTACTCGCGCCGCTATCAAGCATTAATGAACAGGGAAAAATCAACATCAAAGTGATTGAAGTGCCACCTGGCCCACCAGTACTCAGCACTTTAGTTGCCGAGCTTTATGGTGATGAATTTACCCCATACGAGCAGTTACAATCAGCGGCAAAAATCGTCATGATGCGATTTGCCCAAGAGCCTCATGTGGTCGAGATAGACTCAAGTGTCGCCGATGATAAACAGCAACTTCGCTTTATTACCAATAAAACCAAAGCAGCCTTATCTGGTGTCGATACCCAAAGCATCAACCAAAGCTTACACATAGCAAATCAAGGTCAAGTGATTAGTTACCTTCATGATGAAAATGAAGCAGAGCCACTGGCGATTAAGTTACTGTTAGCACAAGCTCAACGTGAAGATTTATCAGATTTAAAAGGCATCGCAGTTAAAGGCCGAGAAGGCATAATACAACAAACAACGGCTCAAGGAATTGAAATGGCGCCACAGCCACTTGTTCCCTTAGGTGAGCTAGGTAATTTTGCCAGCCTTAAACAAGAAAAAGCCATCTTTCATAAAGACCTTAAACCGGTTGTTTATGTCACCGCAGATATATCAGGCAGAACGCCAGCCGAAGTGATTGCTGATATCAGTAGTGATCTAAAAAATGAGGCGATAGCGCAAGAAAACCCTAAAGACTATCAAGCGCGTAGTTTTATAAATAGTGGCGGAGGCCTTTACTGGCAACTCCCGAATAATATTAAACTTACCTTTAGTGGCGAAGGTGAATGGCGTATTACCATTCGGGTATTTAGGGATATGGGTTTAGCCTTTGCTTTTGCCTTAGCAGCTATATACCTGGTACTGAGAATACAAACCCAATCTGCAGCTTTATCTGGCATTATAATGTCAGCCATTCCGTTAACGGTTATTGGCATTATGCCAGGCTTTTATTTGCTCAATCAATTTGGCGAGCGAGAAATTGCTGGCGCGCCAGAGCCAGTATTATTCACCGCCACCGCCATGATTGGCATGATAGCCCTAGCTGGCATCGTGGTTCGAAACTCATTAATACTTATTGAATTTATTAGCCAAGCACAACAACAAGGTGCAACGGTAAAAGAGTCGCTTATTCAGGCGGGCGCGGTAAGAATGCGCCCTGTGCTATTAACCGCTGGCACCACCTTACTAGGTAATTTAGTTATCACCTTAGACCCTGTTTTTAGCGGCTTAGCCATTGCCATCATTTTTGGCATTATTTCATCTACCATTTTTACCTTATTAGTTGTCCCCATCGTTTATGCCTTAGTGTTTGATAAAACGATGCCAAGTACAGTAAACAAGTCAAATACAAAGGTTTAA
- a CDS encoding ArsR/SmtB family transcription factor, translating to MNMDPKELAKNAEDVATILKKLSNPYRLMILCCISENELTVGDLNKQVDLSQSALSQHLAKLRASNIVATRRESQTIYYRIADDRVKELLVILQEKFCPQK from the coding sequence ATGAATATGGATCCAAAAGAACTGGCAAAGAATGCTGAAGATGTCGCAACCATTTTAAAAAAGCTATCAAACCCTTACCGACTAATGATTCTTTGCTGTATCAGTGAAAATGAACTCACCGTGGGTGATTTAAATAAACAAGTGGATTTATCACAATCAGCACTTTCTCAACATCTTGCTAAATTACGAGCAAGCAACATAGTGGCGACAAGAAGAGAGTCGCAAACCATTTATTACCGCATTGCTGATGACAGGGTTAAAGAGTTATTAGTGATCCTACAAGAAAAATTCTGCCCGCAGAAATAA
- a CDS encoding YgaP family membrane protein, whose product MTVNEALRLIAGCMILISLYLAVTLSMNWLWFTVFIAVNLIQSSFTKWCLMMSILKKLGLKETSVSQK is encoded by the coding sequence ATGACAGTAAATGAAGCATTAAGACTTATTGCTGGCTGTATGATATTGATTTCACTTTATCTTGCCGTAACTCTGTCAATGAATTGGCTCTGGTTTACCGTGTTTATTGCGGTAAACTTAATTCAATCGTCATTCACTAAATGGTGCTTGATGATGAGTATTTTAAAGAAACTAGGCTTAAAAGAAACAAGCGTTAGTCAAAAATAA
- a CDS encoding rhodanese-like domain-containing protein, whose amino-acid sequence MLKTIPDIIAQLKPQLTIVPAQQAMDVIKQSNGILVDVREPSEFSQKSASGAVNIPRGLLEMQMLKMHADEDLAIFIHCATGARACLAAEQLQRVGYKNVSVITCSLDDICSASA is encoded by the coding sequence ATGCTAAAAACAATTCCTGACATTATTGCGCAATTAAAACCACAGTTAACTATTGTTCCTGCGCAGCAAGCTATGGATGTTATAAAACAAAGTAATGGTATTTTGGTTGATGTACGTGAGCCAAGTGAATTTTCGCAAAAATCAGCGAGTGGTGCAGTGAATATACCTCGCGGTTTATTGGAAATGCAAATGCTTAAAATGCATGCTGATGAAGATTTAGCAATTTTTATACATTGCGCTACAGGCGCGAGAGCATGTTTAGCAGCAGAGCAATTACAACGTGTTGGTTATAAAAACGTGAGTGTTATTACCTGTTCATTAGATGATATTTGCAGCGCCAGTGCTTAA
- a CDS encoding DsbA family oxidoreductase, giving the protein MNKPLIIDYYSDVLCVWAWIAQRRNDELHSKLGENIQFRYHYIDVFGNAMEKIPNQWRDKGGYQGFAQHVIDSGAAYLDTPIHSQVWQKVKPASSASCHLFLKATAIALGEQASSELALACRQAFFNDCLDISQLSLLFQLAEQAGFATSKIQVALDDGSAMAALMKDYQSAKTLALKGSPSYIIDNGRQVLYGNVGYRVLQANIEEHLKSPTEEASWC; this is encoded by the coding sequence GTGAATAAGCCATTAATTATTGATTATTACAGTGATGTTTTGTGCGTTTGGGCATGGATAGCACAACGTAGAAATGATGAATTACATAGCAAGCTCGGTGAGAACATTCAGTTTCGCTACCATTATATTGATGTCTTTGGTAATGCTATGGAAAAGATCCCTAATCAATGGCGCGATAAAGGTGGTTATCAAGGTTTTGCTCAACATGTTATTGACTCTGGCGCGGCCTATCTTGATACACCTATCCACTCGCAAGTATGGCAAAAGGTAAAGCCAGCGAGCTCTGCAAGTTGCCACTTATTTTTAAAGGCTACAGCTATTGCGCTTGGCGAGCAGGCAAGTAGTGAATTGGCTCTGGCTTGTCGACAAGCATTTTTTAACGATTGCCTTGATATAAGTCAGCTGAGCCTCTTATTTCAACTGGCCGAGCAGGCAGGCTTTGCAACAAGCAAAATCCAAGTGGCTTTAGATGATGGCTCTGCCATGGCGGCGTTAATGAAAGATTATCAAAGTGCGAAAACCTTGGCGTTAAAAGGCAGTCCTTCTTATATTATTGATAATGGTAGGCAGGTACTTTATGGCAATGTTGGTTACAGGGTTTTGCAGGCAAATATTGAAGAGCATTTAAAAAGCCCAACTGAAGAAGCAAGTTGGTGTTAG
- the lysA gene encoding diaminopimelate decarboxylase — protein sequence MTPEKFFPYQNDHMFAEQVAISELAQQVATPFYCYSQSAIEASYLDYQTAFAQQDALICYAVKANGNQAVLTTLAKLGSGADVVSVGEIKRALSAGIPAEKIVYSGVAKAEHEMEFALKQGIFQFNVESEPELELLSQVASRLNKEAAIAFRINPDVCAQTHAKISTGKAENKFGVPLSKAHIAYNRAAELPGIKIQGVDVHIGSQLTQLAPFSEAFTRIASLVEQLRQAGHNINVVDIGGGLGIDYQGEDLPSKQAYADIVEQTLGHLDCKIVIEPGRSLLGNAGILVSSVVYVKTGEERQFLMLDAGMNDLLRPSLYDAYHDIQAVNRVDKPLKPYDVVGPVCETGDTFAKTRQVHQSKSGDLIAIMSCGAYGAVMASNYNARLSIAEVMVKDDNFAVIKKRPSYEEMINQDIVPSWL from the coding sequence ATGACACCTGAAAAATTTTTTCCTTACCAAAATGATCACATGTTTGCCGAGCAAGTTGCCATTAGCGAGTTAGCTCAGCAAGTGGCTACGCCATTTTACTGTTACTCACAAAGTGCCATTGAAGCAAGTTATTTGGATTACCAAACTGCCTTTGCTCAGCAAGATGCGTTAATTTGTTATGCGGTAAAAGCAAACGGTAACCAAGCGGTATTAACGACATTAGCCAAATTAGGCTCAGGAGCTGATGTGGTTTCAGTCGGTGAAATAAAACGCGCATTAAGCGCAGGCATACCCGCTGAGAAAATTGTCTACTCTGGCGTTGCTAAAGCTGAGCATGAAATGGAATTTGCCTTAAAGCAAGGTATTTTCCAGTTTAATGTTGAGTCTGAGCCAGAGCTAGAGCTACTTAGCCAAGTTGCTAGCCGACTAAATAAAGAAGCGGCAATCGCCTTTCGCATCAACCCTGATGTTTGCGCGCAAACCCATGCCAAAATATCAACAGGTAAAGCTGAAAATAAGTTTGGCGTACCACTAAGTAAAGCCCATATTGCCTATAATCGCGCCGCAGAATTACCTGGTATAAAAATTCAAGGAGTTGATGTCCATATTGGCTCACAGCTCACGCAACTAGCACCATTTAGCGAGGCCTTTACTCGCATAGCAAGCTTAGTAGAACAATTACGCCAAGCAGGTCATAACATCAATGTCGTTGATATTGGCGGCGGCTTAGGCATTGATTACCAAGGAGAAGATTTACCAAGCAAGCAAGCTTATGCCGATATTGTTGAGCAAACCCTTGGTCACCTAGATTGTAAAATTGTGATAGAGCCGGGGCGCTCATTGCTAGGCAATGCTGGTATTCTGGTCTCTAGCGTCGTTTATGTTAAAACCGGTGAAGAAAGACAATTTCTTATGCTAGATGCTGGCATGAACGACTTATTAAGACCAAGTCTATACGATGCCTATCACGATATTCAGGCGGTTAATCGCGTAGATAAACCATTAAAGCCGTATGACGTTGTTGGCCCTGTGTGTGAAACAGGCGATACCTTTGCCAAAACCAGACAAGTGCATCAATCAAAGTCGGGCGATTTAATCGCTATCATGTCGTGCGGAGCTTATGGCGCAGTCATGGCGTCAAACTATAACGCCCGCTTAAGCATTGCTGAAGTGATGGTCAAAGATGATAACTTTGCAGTGATCAAAAAGCGCCCAAGTTATGAAGAAATGATTAACCAAGACATAGTGCCAAGCTGGTTGTAA
- a CDS encoding SH3 domain-containing protein translates to MSNPSFFIRKSYRLIALCLVLSALVSIIKPAYAVSVNQQDSSSSLVTDVIDTKAKHLLAKTWLDKLAQPEKLLMNEQEIANFNQSLVVNNAYIHDPLALADVLPKQALLTKINKISSVPTSPRYFANGKPVNDKDFSIWRENANIVAVASSNRVQFALVVKRSRLRTFPTNQRVFRLSELGQIDQDLDLFQESGIFPGQAVAVLHQSKDKRWYLVQAFNYLAWLPAADIAIGSREQVAEFVKAKRFITVTGSKVFTNEIPSYYPAAKQLSNIQLDMGVTLPLAERHEYKNALYGQNPFTSYVVKYPSKDEQGKLVVRLLAISKAQDITVGTMAMTPANIIQQAFQFLGERYGWGHDFNGRDCTGFIGEVFKSFGILMPRNSGQQAKSDYGNNIRFDDNATKAEKLAALNNLKVGDLIYIPGHVMMYLGQDKGQPYVIHDVKDMKYQTVQGENYFGTLNGVSVTPLLPMIDYVENITVIKTITGQINE, encoded by the coding sequence ATGAGCAATCCGTCTTTTTTTATCCGCAAATCCTATCGTTTAATCGCACTATGTTTAGTTTTAAGTGCATTAGTTAGCATTATAAAACCAGCTTATGCTGTTAGTGTTAATCAACAAGATTCCTCATCGAGCTTAGTAACTGATGTTATTGATACTAAAGCAAAACATTTATTAGCTAAAACTTGGTTGGATAAATTAGCCCAGCCAGAAAAGCTGTTAATGAACGAGCAAGAGATTGCAAACTTTAACCAAAGCTTAGTGGTTAATAATGCTTATATTCATGATCCGCTTGCTTTAGCTGATGTTCTACCTAAACAAGCATTGCTCACAAAAATCAATAAAATTAGTTCTGTGCCAACTAGTCCTCGCTATTTTGCTAATGGTAAGCCAGTTAATGATAAAGATTTTTCAATATGGCGAGAAAACGCCAACATTGTTGCGGTTGCAAGCAGTAATAGGGTGCAATTTGCCTTAGTAGTTAAGCGCTCAAGGTTACGTACTTTTCCCACTAACCAGCGGGTTTTTAGGTTAAGTGAGCTTGGCCAAATTGATCAAGACTTAGATTTATTTCAAGAAAGTGGCATATTCCCAGGTCAAGCGGTAGCCGTGTTACATCAAAGTAAAGATAAGCGCTGGTATTTAGTGCAAGCGTTTAACTATTTAGCTTGGCTGCCAGCAGCAGATATTGCCATTGGCTCTAGAGAGCAAGTGGCGGAATTTGTAAAGGCCAAGCGCTTTATTACGGTAACAGGCAGTAAAGTTTTTACAAATGAAATACCTAGTTATTATCCAGCGGCTAAACAGCTATCAAATATTCAGTTAGATATGGGCGTTACATTGCCATTGGCTGAAAGGCATGAATATAAAAATGCTTTATATGGGCAAAACCCGTTTACCAGTTATGTTGTAAAGTATCCGAGTAAAGATGAACAGGGCAAGTTAGTAGTGCGTTTGCTGGCAATAAGTAAGGCTCAGGATATTACTGTCGGCACTATGGCGATGACGCCAGCTAATATCATTCAACAAGCATTTCAGTTTTTAGGTGAGCGTTATGGCTGGGGGCATGATTTTAACGGTAGAGATTGTACTGGCTTTATTGGTGAAGTTTTTAAAAGTTTCGGCATCTTGATGCCAAGAAATTCGGGTCAACAAGCCAAGAGTGACTATGGTAATAATATACGCTTTGATGACAATGCCACTAAGGCAGAAAAATTAGCAGCACTTAACAATTTAAAGGTTGGCGATTTAATTTATATTCCTGGTCATGTCATGATGTATTTAGGGCAAGATAAGGGGCAGCCTTATGTTATTCACGACGTAAAAGATATGAAATATCAAACAGTGCAGGGCGAAAATTATTTCGGCACCTTAAATGGGGTATCGGTTACGCCATTACTGCCAATGATAGATTATGTTGAAAATATAACGGTTATCAAAACAATTACAGGCCAAATAAATGAATAG
- a CDS encoding L,D-transpeptidase family protein gives MNSVQKYLIVCLMLLSTCVSAESKFTIDAKHQQLILVLTDNWQANTGEQYRFERSFDRAHWQLVADKAPVTIGRTGLAWGIGLHPKQSGYHKQEGDGKAPAGIFTLGSAFGYLNQLKTGLAYQVMSRYDYCIDVKGSNYYNQIVSSQVVGDSAIQGSSEPMRRDLHLNGDQVYKKGFVINHNPNNISGSGSCIFAHLWRASDKPTAGCTAMPEQEIDKMLNWLDKEKQPLYIALPKNEYLDKKALWQLPELALTD, from the coding sequence ATGAATAGTGTTCAGAAATACCTCATAGTTTGTCTTATGCTGCTGTCAACATGTGTCAGCGCTGAGAGTAAGTTCACAATTGATGCTAAGCACCAACAATTAATTTTAGTGCTCACCGACAATTGGCAGGCAAACACTGGCGAACAATACCGCTTTGAGCGCAGTTTTGATAGAGCACACTGGCAACTAGTTGCAGATAAAGCCCCTGTGACCATTGGCAGAACCGGCCTTGCTTGGGGCATTGGCTTACACCCTAAGCAATCGGGTTATCATAAACAAGAAGGTGATGGTAAAGCGCCTGCGGGTATTTTTACCTTAGGTAGCGCTTTTGGTTACCTTAACCAACTGAAGACTGGCTTAGCGTATCAAGTGATGAGCCGTTATGATTACTGTATCGATGTAAAAGGTTCAAACTATTATAACCAAATTGTCTCCAGCCAAGTCGTTGGTGATAGTGCTATTCAAGGCTCATCTGAGCCTATGCGTCGAGACCTTCATTTAAATGGCGATCAAGTGTACAAAAAGGGCTTTGTTATTAATCATAACCCGAACAATATCTCTGGCTCTGGTAGCTGTATCTTTGCTCACCTTTGGCGGGCAAGTGATAAGCCAACCGCAGGTTGTACGGCAATGCCGGAACAGGAAATCGATAAAATGCTCAATTGGCTAGATAAAGAAAAGCAGCCACTTTATATAGCACTGCCTAAGAATGAATATCTAGATAAAAAGGCGCTATGGCAATTGCCGGAATTAGCTTTAACAGACTGA
- a CDS encoding AEC family transporter, producing the protein MNILAIIGPLVLLALMGFICTKSRWLDKSQLDALSKFTFSISIPAFLFYQMANANFSEQVNFSLFAAFYVPVLFCFCLALALNALVKKRNKISEHNSEDYQSNAVFALGASYSNTVIVGLPVLLAAFGQQVLGIVFLVISFHSAMLFALTAAIASKEQCKLSQFDLIKFLKQTFNNPLIISIFSGLIVNLFAIDLPEILDTSLELLGKPAITLALFILGASLSFYRVSNKINTIALATIVKLLILPALVYFSALYVFNLNTLVTTTLVILSASPTGVNAYLIALQQKSQQELVAGTVVVSTLLSTLTIPLWLLAL; encoded by the coding sequence ATGAATATATTAGCGATTATTGGCCCATTAGTGCTATTGGCACTTATGGGCTTTATCTGCACAAAAAGCCGCTGGCTAGATAAAAGCCAACTTGATGCCTTAAGTAAATTCACCTTTAGCATCAGCATCCCAGCATTTTTGTTTTATCAAATGGCTAATGCCAACTTTAGCGAGCAAGTAAATTTTTCGCTCTTTGCCGCCTTTTATGTTCCGGTATTGTTCTGCTTTTGCCTGGCATTAGCCTTAAACGCCTTAGTTAAAAAGCGTAATAAAATATCAGAACATAATAGTGAAGATTATCAATCTAATGCAGTATTTGCTTTAGGCGCTAGCTATTCAAATACGGTAATCGTTGGCCTGCCAGTATTATTGGCAGCCTTTGGGCAACAAGTACTAGGTATTGTTTTTCTGGTGATTAGCTTTCATAGCGCTATGTTATTTGCACTCACTGCTGCTATCGCCAGCAAAGAACAGTGCAAACTAAGCCAATTTGATCTCATTAAGTTTTTAAAGCAAACCTTTAATAATCCACTGATCATCAGCATTTTTTCGGGCCTAATTGTCAATTTATTCGCTATCGACTTACCAGAAATACTCGATACTAGCCTTGAGTTATTAGGAAAACCTGCGATTACTTTAGCGCTATTTATTTTAGGTGCATCACTAAGCTTTTATCGCGTTAGCAACAAAATAAATACTATTGCCCTAGCAACAATCGTTAAACTACTGATATTACCCGCCTTGGTTTACTTCAGTGCACTTTATGTTTTTAACTTAAACACCTTAGTAACCACCACGTTAGTGATATTAAGTGCAAGTCCTACGGGCGTTAATGCTTATTTAATTGCCTTACAGCAAAAATCGCAACAAGAGTTAGTGGCAGGTACTGTCGTTGTTTCTACCTTGCTAAGTACCCTTACCATACCGCTATGGTTACTCGCCTTATAA